In Synechocystis sp. PCC 6714, the following are encoded in one genomic region:
- a CDS encoding transglycosylase domain-containing protein codes for MFKSFSRKLKRSTVNFLHQLANTLEVEEGGQSSAIEEKALPIEQDFESEAENSVDGDDELIPPVDANATKVEPGYGRGREMVTAINIQNVQHHSSANGIVSPEQSKKSKSGDGGLGPSSNLPEEINPVPPSSATATLERGSRRRRRRKKVKNKQSKTPLALATGLKTFGRSVSRLTQQPRFWFVFGFGLGAGMGTSALVWGFYQLETMTQVAIADVVTYAPPGTMTIKAANGAILQEIGNVSHDKLTMGKIPPLIEQAFIASEDSRFREHRGIDPQGIIRASLSNVQSGDVVQGASTITQQLARLVFLTQDRTLARKLREVRLAQKIETALPKDQILERYLNLIYLGSGAYGVADAAHAYFSKAPEDLTLGEAATLAGVVPAPSVYSPRQNLELATRRRNEVLNRMAEVGFITPAEAQTAIAEPLVLKPSPLKRFNREAEFFADYILDELRAKVPEEELQQGGITVNTTLNQQWQEEAQTILSDAVQKYGRWQRFSEGAMVAMDPRTGAIKMMVGGKDYNTSQFNRVTQAKRQPGSTFKPILYGAAIAAGISPNKSYPNVPIDIGGYQPANYGDRYTGGNMSLGDALTSSVNVVAVRLLLDVGWNPVINLARKMGVTSKLEPTYSLALGAWEMTPLEMTSAYGTFANKGTHVQPYAIQNVVNAKGEVVYKAKHKQTQALDPESNAILTSMMRRVVTSGTGRPAQLGDRQVAGKTGTSDEAKDLWFIGYIPQLVTGVWLGNDNSRPTNGASTTAAMVWGQFMRDATKGMPVESFPALPKNLDQRKPSIKAEPIKRRVRALAPPSSPDREEQTTNDQPRRRRRSQTNNTQAASNTSPPRASASAPASAPSAPPRTISAPAPASVPAASSTAPPADSGLPAPPSARKSE; via the coding sequence GTGTTTAAATCCTTCTCCCGCAAACTTAAGCGCTCCACTGTCAACTTTCTCCACCAGTTAGCGAACACATTGGAAGTGGAGGAAGGGGGTCAATCTTCGGCGATCGAGGAAAAGGCTCTCCCCATTGAACAAGATTTTGAGTCCGAAGCAGAAAATTCCGTCGATGGTGATGATGAGTTGATCCCCCCTGTTGACGCCAATGCCACCAAAGTTGAACCTGGTTATGGCAGGGGAAGGGAGATGGTTACAGCCATCAATATTCAAAATGTTCAACACCATAGCTCAGCTAATGGGATAGTGTCACCGGAGCAAAGCAAAAAAAGCAAAAGTGGTGATGGTGGTCTAGGCCCATCCTCCAATCTTCCTGAAGAAATTAACCCTGTTCCCCCATCTTCTGCGACCGCCACATTGGAGCGGGGTAGCCGTCGCCGTCGACGCAGAAAAAAAGTTAAGAATAAGCAGTCCAAAACCCCCCTTGCCTTGGCCACAGGACTGAAAACCTTTGGGCGCTCGGTTTCCCGATTGACCCAACAGCCTCGATTTTGGTTTGTGTTTGGCTTTGGTCTGGGGGCTGGGATGGGGACTTCCGCTTTGGTTTGGGGTTTTTATCAGTTGGAGACCATGACCCAAGTAGCGATCGCCGATGTGGTGACCTATGCTCCTCCGGGCACTATGACCATCAAAGCAGCCAATGGTGCCATTCTCCAGGAAATTGGTAATGTTAGCCACGATAAGCTCACCATGGGTAAAATTCCCCCCCTCATTGAGCAAGCGTTCATTGCCAGTGAAGATAGTCGCTTTCGGGAACACCGGGGCATTGATCCCCAGGGCATCATTCGGGCTTCCCTATCCAATGTGCAATCAGGGGATGTGGTGCAAGGAGCGAGCACCATTACTCAACAGTTGGCCCGCCTGGTTTTTCTCACCCAAGACCGCACCCTAGCCCGCAAATTGAGGGAAGTGCGACTGGCGCAAAAAATTGAAACGGCTTTGCCCAAAGATCAAATTCTGGAACGCTATTTGAATCTGATCTATCTCGGCTCTGGGGCTTACGGTGTGGCGGATGCGGCCCATGCTTATTTCAGTAAGGCACCGGAGGATTTGACCCTAGGGGAAGCGGCTACTTTAGCAGGGGTAGTGCCGGCCCCGAGCGTTTATTCTCCCCGACAAAATTTGGAACTGGCCACCCGTCGCCGCAATGAAGTGCTGAATCGCATGGCGGAAGTAGGTTTTATCACCCCCGCAGAGGCCCAGACGGCGATCGCCGAACCATTGGTACTTAAACCCAGTCCCCTGAAGCGCTTTAACCGGGAAGCGGAATTCTTTGCTGATTACATTTTGGATGAGTTGAGGGCCAAAGTACCGGAAGAAGAACTCCAACAGGGGGGGATAACGGTGAACACCACCCTCAATCAACAATGGCAAGAAGAAGCTCAAACCATCCTCAGTGATGCAGTGCAAAAATATGGCCGTTGGCAACGGTTTTCTGAAGGGGCCATGGTGGCTATGGATCCCCGCACCGGGGCCATCAAAATGATGGTGGGGGGCAAAGATTACAACACTAGTCAATTTAACCGGGTGACCCAGGCCAAACGGCAACCGGGCTCCACCTTTAAACCCATTCTTTACGGAGCGGCGATCGCCGCCGGCATTTCCCCCAACAAAAGTTATCCCAATGTGCCCATTGATATTGGTGGTTACCAACCGGCCAACTATGGCGATCGCTATACTGGCGGCAACATGTCCCTGGGGGATGCCCTCACCAGTTCTGTCAATGTGGTAGCGGTGCGCTTACTGCTGGATGTGGGCTGGAATCCAGTGATCAATTTGGCCCGAAAAATGGGTGTTACTTCCAAGCTCGAACCCACCTACTCCTTGGCCTTGGGAGCTTGGGAAATGACTCCGTTGGAAATGACCAGTGCCTACGGGACCTTCGCCAATAAGGGCACCCATGTGCAACCCTACGCCATCCAAAATGTGGTCAACGCCAAAGGGGAAGTAGTGTATAAGGCAAAGCATAAGCAAACCCAAGCTTTAGATCCCGAAAGCAATGCCATCCTCACTTCCATGATGCGCCGCGTAGTGACTTCCGGCACTGGTCGCCCAGCCCAATTAGGCGATCGCCAAGTGGCAGGGAAAACTGGCACATCGGATGAAGCAAAGGATCTTTGGTTTATTGGTTATATACCCCAACTGGTTACGGGGGTATGGTTAGGCAATGACAATAGTCGACCCACCAATGGGGCTAGCACCACCGCCGCCATGGTTTGGGGACAATTTATGCGGGATGCCACCAAGGGGATGCCCGTGGAGTCCTTTCCTGCCCTGCCCAAAAATCTAGACCAGCGCAAACCCAGCATTAAGGCTGAACCCATCAAACGTCGAGTCAGAGCCCTTGCTCCTCCCAGCTCACCGGATAGAGAAGAGCAAACCACCAATGATCAACCCCGCCGTCGCCGTCGTAGTCAGACCAACAATACCCAGGCGGCTAGTAATACTTCTCCTCCCAGGGCATCGGCATCGGCCCCAGCTTCTGCGCCGTCAGCCCCTCCAAGGACAATCAGTGCCCCAGCCCCGGCTTCCGTACCCGCCGCTTCTTCCACCGCTCCCCCTGCTGATAGTGGATTACCGGCTCCCCCCTCAGCCCGCAAATCGGAATGA
- a CDS encoding carbonic anhydrase, protein MVTSSQLPNPYQAQALVLSCIDFRFLDHQRSFLSRQNLDQAYDWVALAGASLALTGFPHPAEAETFWDQLALSKQLHNINKVIIFDHEDCGAYARVHPQPFGDRQSEQGFHSPYLHQAEAEIRRRYSDLRVELYFVELIGKVNLIPSIAVEQHQYQIT, encoded by the coding sequence TTGGTTACTTCCTCCCAGCTGCCGAATCCATACCAAGCCCAGGCGTTGGTGCTCAGTTGCATTGATTTTCGTTTCCTCGACCACCAGCGCTCTTTTCTGAGCCGGCAAAATTTGGACCAAGCCTATGATTGGGTTGCGTTGGCGGGGGCTTCCCTCGCTTTGACTGGTTTCCCCCACCCTGCTGAAGCAGAAACATTTTGGGATCAGTTGGCCCTGTCCAAACAGTTACACAACATCAATAAGGTGATTATTTTCGATCATGAAGATTGTGGAGCCTATGCTAGAGTTCATCCCCAACCCTTTGGCGATCGCCAGTCGGAGCAAGGTTTCCATAGCCCTTATCTCCACCAAGCTGAAGCAGAAATTCGTCGGCGTTACTCAGATTTAAGGGTGGAGTTGTATTTTGTCGAACTCATAGGCAAAGTAAACCTAATCCCCAGCATTGCCGTGGAGCAGCATCAATACCAAATTACTTAG